Proteins encoded within one genomic window of Chroicocephalus ridibundus chromosome 7, bChrRid1.1, whole genome shotgun sequence:
- the MAIP1 gene encoding m-AAA protease-interacting protein 1, mitochondrial encodes MALRAAPGCGRWLARALTVPGAARVPPLLLLPPLPPAAASALPLAGLRPTARFASSAGQGPEAEGPQRRVLVVRITSPIAWLRTRFCYLLIRLYFDQEFSVEEFTRGAKQAFCVVSKLLSQRKLDLLDELVSAEVLQVLKEKISLLPDSHRDALAADIDAIMYTTEGDVRIYYDDDGRKFVSILMRFWYLNGANLPDEVPGETKVFQIVFGDESTKEKRHLLTANYEFQREFTEGAKPDWTITRIEHPRLLE; translated from the exons ATGGCGCTGCGTGCGGCTCCCGGCTGCGGCCGTTGGCTGGCGCGCGCCCTCACGGTACCGGGGGCGGCCCGCGTtcccccgctgctgctgctgccgccgctgccccccgccgccgcctcggccctgCCGCTGGCCGGGCTCCGGCCCACCGCCCGGTTCGCCAGCAGCGCCGGGCAGGGGCCAGAGGCCGAGGGTCCGCAGCGGCGGGTGTTGGTGGTGAGGATCACCAGCCCCATCGCCTGGCTCCGTACCCGCTTCTGTTATCTCCTCATCCGCCTCTACTTCGACCAGGAGTTCAGCGTGGAGGAGTTCACCCGTGGGGCCAAGCAG gcCTTTTGTGTTGTTTCAAAGCTGCTGTCTCAGCGTAAACTTGACCTGCTGGATGAACTTGTATCAGCAGAG GTACTTCAGGTGCTGAAGGAGAAGATTTCTTTGCTCCCTGACAGCCACAGGGATGCTTTAGCAGCTGACATTGATGCAATCATGTACACAACAGAAGGAGATGTTCGCATTTACTATGATGATGATG GAAGAAAGTTTGTTAGTATCCTGATGCGTTTCTGGTATCTGAATGGTGCTAACCTACCTGATGAAGTACCAGGGGAAACCAAAGTTTTCCAGATTGTGTTTGGAGatgaaagcacaaaagaaaaaagacatcttttAACAGCAAACTATGA gttcCAAAGGGAATTTACAGAAGGAGCAAAACCAGACTGGACAATTACACGGATTGAACATCCAAGGCTATTAGAATGA